The proteins below are encoded in one region of Aquisphaera giovannonii:
- a CDS encoding serine/threonine-protein kinase, whose protein sequence is MDNHSPRDVAEGVTPSEDATRSWHPGDGESPRGAAGAADSGGFTPRAAIARHAARPGAAGVRSAIRSRLGELPVVYLLLLGLSISWRVLIGREDWMLLEVDLALIASLVAFMAVLWSRWPLSSTWLKGIELGMVGMIAARNVFVQFHMMLGYSLLRDRMMAQLTMKNVVLLDAVLILTYGLYVPKGWRRAAAIVFPLALIPFATLLVLVLRYPEPMGWLWLGWSGSTTPRLYLFAFDATVLLILAVGATLGALMVGRLRREVDEARQLGQYRLEGKIGSGGMGEVYLAEHALLKRPCAVKLIRPREAADPDALERFEHEVRITATLSHPNTVEIYDYGRTEDGLYYYVMEYLPGLNLAELVRRHGPLPPARAAHLLRQVCGAVQEAHEAGLIHRDIKPSNIVASRRGGVCDVAKLLDFGLVRSSPSHRAGAAGGAARVFGTPLFMSPEQAVGAPELDPRSDIYSLGAVAYFLLTGRPPFQGDRGLTVMLAHAREPVTPPSQLVAGLPTDLERVVLRCMAKDREDRYRDADSLERALAACACADGWDHRVAALWWAEVDRRDAGASSPLRPPPRPPASPDRTGPPPAPPSAAAGPSPDRPAVRRPAVPGASSFRRNRGPDG, encoded by the coding sequence ATGGACAACCACTCGCCACGGGACGTGGCGGAAGGCGTCACGCCGAGTGAGGATGCGACGAGGAGCTGGCATCCCGGCGACGGCGAGTCCCCGCGCGGGGCGGCCGGGGCCGCGGACTCGGGCGGGTTCACGCCCCGGGCGGCGATCGCCCGGCATGCCGCCCGGCCGGGGGCGGCCGGGGTCCGCTCGGCGATCCGCTCCCGGCTCGGCGAGCTGCCGGTGGTCTACCTCCTCCTGCTGGGCCTGTCGATCTCCTGGCGCGTGCTGATCGGCCGGGAGGATTGGATGCTCCTCGAGGTGGACCTGGCCCTGATCGCCAGCCTCGTGGCGTTCATGGCGGTGCTCTGGAGCCGCTGGCCCCTCTCCTCGACCTGGCTGAAGGGCATCGAGCTGGGGATGGTCGGCATGATCGCGGCGCGGAACGTCTTCGTCCAGTTCCACATGATGCTCGGCTACTCGCTGCTCCGCGACCGGATGATGGCCCAGCTCACGATGAAGAACGTGGTGCTGCTGGACGCCGTGCTGATCCTCACCTACGGGCTCTACGTCCCGAAGGGCTGGCGGCGGGCGGCGGCGATCGTCTTCCCCCTGGCCCTGATCCCCTTCGCCACGCTGCTGGTGCTGGTGCTCCGCTATCCCGAGCCGATGGGCTGGCTCTGGCTCGGCTGGAGCGGCAGCACGACGCCCCGGCTCTACCTCTTCGCGTTCGACGCCACCGTGCTGCTCATCCTGGCCGTCGGCGCGACCCTGGGCGCCTTGATGGTGGGGCGGCTCCGCCGCGAGGTGGACGAGGCGCGGCAGCTCGGGCAGTACCGCCTGGAGGGGAAGATCGGCTCCGGCGGCATGGGCGAGGTCTACCTGGCCGAGCACGCGCTCCTGAAGCGCCCCTGCGCCGTGAAGCTGATCCGCCCGAGGGAGGCGGCCGACCCGGACGCCCTGGAGCGGTTCGAGCACGAGGTCCGGATCACGGCGACGCTCTCGCACCCCAACACGGTGGAGATCTACGACTACGGCCGGACCGAGGACGGCCTGTACTACTACGTGATGGAATACCTGCCGGGCCTGAACCTGGCGGAGCTCGTCCGGCGGCACGGGCCCCTGCCCCCGGCCCGCGCGGCCCACCTGCTGCGGCAGGTCTGCGGGGCGGTGCAGGAGGCGCACGAGGCGGGCCTGATCCACCGGGACATCAAGCCGTCGAACATCGTGGCCTCGCGGCGGGGCGGCGTCTGCGACGTGGCGAAGCTGCTGGACTTCGGGCTGGTCCGGTCCTCGCCCTCGCACCGCGCCGGGGCCGCGGGCGGGGCGGCCCGGGTCTTCGGGACGCCGCTATTCATGTCACCGGAGCAGGCCGTCGGGGCCCCCGAGCTGGACCCCCGCAGCGACATCTACTCGCTCGGCGCCGTGGCCTATTTCCTGCTGACCGGGCGGCCGCCGTTCCAGGGCGACCGGGGCCTGACGGTGATGCTCGCCCACGCCCGAGAGCCGGTCACCCCCCCTTCCCAGCTCGTCGCGGGCCTGCCGACGGACCTGGAGCGCGTGGTCCTCCGCTGCATGGCCAAGGACCGCGAGGACCGCTATCGCGACGCCGACTCCCTGGAGCGGGCCCTGGCCGCCTGCGCCTGCGCCGACGGCTGGGACCACCGCGTCGCCGCCCTCTGGTGGGCCGAGGTCGATCGGCGCGACGCCGGCGCCTCCTCGCCCCTCCGGCCCCCGCCGCGCCCGCCCGCGAGCCCGGATCGCACCGGGCCGCCGCCCGCCCCGCCCTCCGC